One genomic window of Streptomyces sp. NBC_01276 includes the following:
- the sigK gene encoding ECF RNA polymerase sigma factor SigK, with product MTRSRTEEDLAVALGRVAGGDEAAFVAVYEAVSPAVLGVTSAVLRDRAQAEEVTQEVFVEVWRTAGRYRRERGGVRTWVLTMAHRRAVDRVRSAQASADRERRAARLEAALPEFDEVTEAALEHEERARVRRCLEGLTALQRQSVVLAYYGGRTCRELSETLSVPLGTVKTRLRDGLLRLRDCLGVSG from the coding sequence ATGACACGGTCCCGGACCGAGGAGGATCTGGCCGTCGCCCTCGGCCGGGTCGCCGGGGGCGACGAGGCGGCCTTCGTCGCGGTGTACGAGGCGGTGAGCCCGGCCGTGCTCGGCGTGACGAGCGCCGTGCTGCGCGACCGGGCACAGGCGGAGGAGGTGACCCAGGAGGTGTTCGTCGAGGTGTGGCGCACCGCCGGGCGGTACCGCCGCGAGCGGGGCGGCGTACGGACCTGGGTGCTGACGATGGCGCACCGGCGGGCGGTGGACCGGGTGCGCTCCGCGCAGGCCTCGGCCGACCGGGAACGGCGGGCGGCGCGGCTGGAGGCGGCGCTGCCGGAGTTCGACGAGGTGACCGAGGCCGCGCTGGAGCACGAGGAACGCGCGCGGGTGCGGCGCTGTCTGGAGGGGCTGACCGCCCTCCAGCGGCAGTCGGTGGTCCTGGCCTACTACGGGGGGCGGACCTGCCGCGAGCTGTCCGAGACCCTGTCGGTACCGCTGGGTACCGTGAAGACGCGGCTGCGGGACGGTCTCCTGCGGCTGCGCGACTGTCTCGGGGTGAGCGGCTGA
- a CDS encoding anti-sigma factor domain-containing protein gives MSTENPHGATAAYALDALPEPERAAFEAHLETCPDCAREVREFAATAALLGAAAAVEPPPALREAVLRRIRELPAGAEPEPGAARHRAPRRRGWARWALAACVAVAAGLGGVAAWQYQRADTARQQARAAEAREAALAGVLSAPDARLASGRIADGGTGTVVLSRERDRAVFVPSGMAAPPAGRVYQLWFAGPDGGMRPAGLMDPGRPDAPALLAGPVRGATGIGVTVEPEGGSAAPTTNPLVLLALPGTRTA, from the coding sequence ATGAGCACGGAGAACCCGCACGGGGCGACGGCGGCCTACGCGCTGGACGCACTGCCGGAGCCGGAGCGCGCCGCCTTCGAGGCCCATCTGGAGACCTGCCCGGACTGCGCCCGGGAGGTACGGGAGTTCGCGGCGACGGCCGCCCTGCTGGGCGCGGCGGCCGCGGTGGAGCCGCCGCCCGCGCTCCGCGAGGCCGTGTTGCGGCGGATCCGGGAGCTCCCCGCCGGCGCGGAACCGGAGCCCGGGGCGGCCCGGCACCGGGCTCCGCGGCGCCGGGGGTGGGCCAGGTGGGCCCTGGCCGCCTGCGTGGCGGTGGCGGCCGGGCTGGGCGGGGTCGCGGCCTGGCAGTACCAACGGGCGGACACCGCGCGGCAGCAGGCACGGGCGGCCGAGGCCCGGGAGGCCGCGCTGGCCGGGGTGCTGTCCGCCCCCGACGCCCGGCTGGCGTCCGGCCGGATCGCGGACGGCGGCACGGGGACGGTGGTGCTCTCCCGCGAGCGGGACCGGGCGGTGTTCGTGCCCTCCGGGATGGCGGCGCCCCCGGCGGGGCGTGTCTACCAGCTGTGGTTCGCCGGTCCGGACGGCGGCATGCGCCCGGCGGGCCTGATGGATCCCGGGCGGCCCGACGCCCCGGCCCTCCTGGCCGGCCCGGTGCGCGGAGCCACCGGGATCGGCGTCACCGTGGAGCCCGAGGGCGGTTCCGCCGCCCCGACGACGAACCCCCTGGTCCTGCTGGCCCTGCCCGGCACCCGGACCGCGTAG
- a CDS encoding molybdopterin-dependent oxidoreductase: MAPVERTRGARRLWPAGAVAGLVSAFAGLTVAGLAAVAVRPEAAPLTAVGGAVVDRTPAAVKEWAIRTFGTADKPVLTLGITLVLAVLAAATGVLAVHRLRTGLVLAGAVGVLGAVAALGRPEATWRDALPSLAGGAVAAGALYLLVTTLRRPRPAPGRPGGTWPMDRRGFGRIVAATVTASAVAGLAGRRLGAHGSARATASRADLALPPPAVPAPPVPAGADLRIPGLSPFLTPAGDFYRVDTALVVPRVDAAGWRLTLRGDGVAKPLSLDLPALLARPLVEHDVTLTCVSNEVGGPYAGNARWLGVRLADLLREAGVRPPSEGGPADQLVARSVDGMTIGTPVETVMDGRDALLAVGMNGAPLPFAHGFPVRMVVPGLYGYVSACKWLTELRLTTFAAFDAYWVRRSWAQRAAVKTQSRIDTPRPFGRVSPGRVMVAGVAWAQHRGISRVEVRVDDGPWLPARLAAADGVDTWRQWVWPWDAVPGGHTLQVRATDGSGRTQTGTRSGTLPDGATGWHTVTVDVRSL; encoded by the coding sequence ATGGCACCCGTGGAGCGGACGCGCGGCGCCCGCCGGCTGTGGCCGGCCGGGGCCGTCGCCGGGCTGGTGTCGGCGTTCGCCGGGCTGACGGTCGCGGGGCTCGCGGCGGTGGCCGTCCGGCCCGAGGCGGCCCCGCTCACCGCGGTCGGCGGGGCCGTGGTGGACCGTACGCCCGCGGCGGTCAAGGAATGGGCGATCCGTACCTTCGGCACCGCCGACAAACCGGTGCTGACGCTCGGGATCACGTTGGTGCTGGCGGTCCTCGCCGCCGCGACGGGCGTCCTCGCCGTACACCGGCTCCGGACGGGCCTGGTGCTCGCCGGTGCGGTGGGCGTGCTCGGGGCGGTGGCGGCGCTCGGCCGGCCCGAGGCCACCTGGCGGGACGCCCTGCCGTCGCTGGCGGGCGGGGCGGTCGCGGCCGGAGCGCTGTACCTGCTGGTCACCACCCTGCGACGGCCCCGCCCCGCGCCGGGGCGGCCCGGTGGCACCTGGCCCATGGACCGGCGGGGCTTCGGCCGGATCGTGGCGGCCACGGTCACGGCCTCCGCGGTGGCCGGACTCGCCGGGCGCCGTCTCGGGGCCCACGGCTCGGCACGGGCCACCGCCTCCCGGGCGGATCTCGCCCTGCCGCCGCCGGCCGTCCCCGCGCCGCCCGTACCCGCCGGGGCGGACCTGCGGATCCCCGGTCTCTCCCCCTTCCTCACCCCCGCCGGGGACTTCTACCGCGTGGACACCGCCCTGGTCGTCCCGCGCGTGGACGCCGCCGGCTGGCGGCTCACGCTGCGCGGGGACGGGGTCGCCAAGCCGCTGAGCCTGGACCTGCCGGCCCTGCTCGCCCGGCCGCTCGTCGAACACGACGTGACCCTGACCTGCGTCTCGAACGAGGTCGGCGGCCCGTACGCGGGCAACGCCCGATGGCTGGGCGTCCGCCTGGCCGACCTGCTGCGCGAGGCGGGGGTCCGCCCGCCCTCCGAGGGCGGCCCCGCCGACCAGCTGGTGGCCCGCTCGGTCGACGGGATGACCATCGGAACGCCCGTGGAGACCGTCATGGACGGCCGGGACGCGCTGCTCGCCGTCGGGATGAACGGCGCGCCGCTCCCCTTCGCGCACGGTTTCCCGGTCCGGATGGTCGTACCGGGCCTGTACGGGTACGTGTCGGCCTGCAAGTGGCTGACCGAGCTGCGCCTGACCACCTTCGCCGCCTTCGACGCGTACTGGGTCCGGCGTTCCTGGGCGCAGCGGGCCGCCGTCAAGACGCAGTCGCGGATCGACACCCCGCGTCCCTTCGGCCGGGTGTCACCCGGGCGGGTGATGGTGGCCGGGGTGGCGTGGGCGCAGCACCGGGGCATCTCCCGGGTGGAGGTGCGGGTCGACGACGGCCCGTGGCTCCCGGCCCGGCTGGCGGCGGCCGACGGCGTCGACACCTGGCGGCAGTGGGTGTGGCCCTGGGACGCCGTTCCCGGCGGGCACACGCTCCAGGTCCGGGCCACGGACGGCTCGGGACGGACCCAGACGGGCACGCGCTCCGGGACCCTCCCGGACGGGGCGACGGGCTGGCACACGGTCACCGTGGACGTCCGCTCGCTGTGA
- a CDS encoding alpha/beta hydrolase — MELTSTAFLVTLIAVTALAVLLALLLWNRVPGPAPVRWTARVLMIGLCQLTAICVVAAWINGSFGLYASWDDLLGTGNGEDASAMTGPPVGRAKFTQGGDGTLSTYVRGSHSKLAGQVIVWTPPAYDAPGADRTRFPVVMLLHGYPGTPRSWMDLGSMPGALERLVRLGEARPFILVMPEIYPGGVNTDCSDTPQRKIATWLARDVPDLVAKNFRTLPEPKGWGLMGVSTGAFCAAKLPLQYPKVFRAGAALDPDPLTGDAGVLADPGLRERNSPAWLLAHTKGADVGLFLATSAQDKESPPRQLAEFARAARGTGVRVKTLVRPAGGHNFQTWSGMYPDALGWLSTELSAPAPVS, encoded by the coding sequence GTGGAGCTGACCAGTACCGCGTTCCTCGTCACGCTGATCGCGGTCACGGCGCTGGCCGTGCTCCTGGCGCTGCTGCTGTGGAACCGGGTCCCGGGGCCCGCTCCGGTGCGGTGGACGGCACGGGTGCTGATGATCGGGCTGTGCCAGCTGACGGCGATCTGCGTGGTCGCCGCGTGGATCAACGGCAGCTTCGGGCTGTACGCCTCCTGGGACGACCTGCTGGGCACCGGGAACGGTGAGGACGCCTCCGCGATGACGGGGCCGCCGGTCGGCCGGGCCAAGTTCACGCAGGGCGGCGACGGCACGCTCAGCACGTACGTCCGGGGCAGTCACTCGAAGCTCGCCGGGCAGGTGATCGTGTGGACTCCCCCGGCGTACGACGCCCCGGGGGCGGACCGGACCCGGTTCCCGGTGGTGATGCTGCTGCACGGCTACCCGGGTACGCCGCGTTCCTGGATGGACCTGGGGTCCATGCCCGGGGCGCTGGAGCGGCTGGTCCGGCTCGGCGAGGCGCGCCCGTTCATCCTGGTGATGCCGGAGATCTATCCGGGCGGGGTGAACACCGACTGCAGCGACACCCCGCAGCGCAAGATCGCGACCTGGCTCGCCCGGGACGTGCCGGACCTGGTCGCGAAGAACTTCCGTACGCTGCCCGAGCCGAAGGGGTGGGGGCTGATGGGCGTCTCGACCGGGGCGTTCTGCGCGGCGAAGCTGCCGTTGCAGTACCCGAAGGTGTTCCGGGCGGGCGCGGCCCTGGACCCCGATCCGCTGACCGGGGACGCGGGGGTGCTGGCCGATCCCGGGCTGCGCGAACGCAACAGCCCGGCGTGGCTGCTGGCGCACACGAAGGGGGCGGACGTCGGGCTGTTCCTGGCCACCTCCGCCCAGGACAAGGAGAGCCCGCCGCGGCAGCTGGCGGAGTTCGCCCGCGCGGCGCGGGGCACCGGGGTGCGGGTGAAGACGCTGGTCCGCCCGGCCGGCGGGCACAACTTCCAGACGTGGAGCGGGATGTACCCCGACGCGCTGGGGTGGCTCAGCACCGAACTCTCCGCGCCCGCGCCCGTCTCGTAG
- a CDS encoding cytochrome P450, which produces MSSHTSPRHVIDPAGGCPHALNARLRAEGAVAEVVLPGGVPGAVVLGHEALKEFLAHPDAAKDARHFPALHDGSIPADWPLRVFANAQGMHTADDADHRRLRSLVGNAFTARQVERLRPRVEELADGLLDDLAAAAAGSADGVADLRTHFALPLPMSVICELLGVDPEHRGRLHHLSNTVIISTDIAPAEVMAAVRELVELIATIAAARRAAPGEDLTSALIAARDEDGDRLSEAELIGTMRLMLVAGHETTLNLISNAVRALCTHRDQLALVMDGKASWSDVVDETLRWDGPVSWFPFRYPTRDLTVAGTVIAQGTPVLAGYTAAGRDRAFHGPDADRFDLTRPTAARNLSFGHGAHYCVGAPLARLEATIALERLFTRFPGLDLAVPEAGLPRQRSFIGNSVEALPVRLA; this is translated from the coding sequence TTGTCGTCGCACACCTCCCCCCGGCACGTCATCGACCCCGCCGGCGGCTGCCCGCACGCGCTCAACGCCCGGCTGCGCGCCGAGGGCGCCGTGGCGGAGGTCGTCCTCCCGGGCGGGGTGCCCGGCGCCGTCGTCCTGGGACACGAGGCGCTCAAGGAGTTCCTCGCCCACCCCGACGCGGCCAAGGACGCACGCCACTTCCCCGCCCTCCACGACGGCAGCATCCCCGCCGACTGGCCCCTGCGGGTCTTCGCCAACGCCCAGGGCATGCACACCGCCGACGACGCCGACCACCGGCGCCTGCGCTCCCTCGTCGGCAACGCCTTCACGGCCCGTCAGGTGGAGCGGCTGCGCCCGCGCGTCGAGGAACTGGCCGACGGCCTCCTCGACGACCTCGCCGCGGCCGCCGCCGGATCCGCCGACGGGGTCGCCGACCTGCGCACGCACTTCGCGCTGCCGCTGCCGATGAGCGTCATCTGCGAACTGCTCGGCGTGGACCCCGAGCACCGGGGCCGCCTGCACCACCTCTCGAACACCGTCATCATCTCCACCGACATCGCCCCGGCCGAGGTGATGGCCGCCGTGCGCGAGCTGGTGGAGCTGATCGCCACCATCGCCGCCGCCCGCCGCGCCGCCCCCGGCGAGGACCTCACCAGCGCCCTGATCGCCGCGCGCGACGAGGACGGAGACCGGCTCAGCGAGGCCGAACTCATCGGCACCATGCGGCTGATGCTCGTCGCGGGCCACGAGACCACCCTCAACCTCATCAGCAACGCCGTCCGCGCCCTGTGCACCCACCGCGACCAGCTGGCCCTGGTCATGGACGGCAAGGCGAGCTGGTCGGACGTGGTGGACGAAACCCTGCGCTGGGACGGGCCGGTCAGCTGGTTCCCCTTCCGGTACCCCACCCGCGACCTCACCGTCGCCGGCACCGTCATCGCGCAAGGCACCCCCGTACTCGCCGGCTACACGGCGGCCGGCCGCGACCGGGCCTTCCACGGCCCGGACGCCGACCGCTTCGACCTGACCCGGCCCACCGCCGCCCGCAACCTCTCCTTCGGCCACGGCGCGCACTACTGCGTCGGCGCGCCCCTCGCCCGGCTGGAGGCGACCATCGCCCTGGAACGCCTCTTCACCCGCTTCCCCGGCCTCGACCTGGCGGTGCCCGAGGCCGGGCTTCCGCGCCAGCGCAGCTTCATCGGCAACAGCGTCGAGGCGCTCCCGGTCCGCCTGGCCTGA
- a CDS encoding TetR/AcrR family transcriptional regulator — protein MSPSEQQSPAPVPSVWARPRRQKEQASLSQEQIVAAAVRLLDAEGIEALSMRKLGAEMGTAATSLYRHVANKDELIELVVDEVYGELELPEAGGPDGWRASLSHSGHSLRDMVLRHPWVASVLGQVGLAHLGPNLMRMSEGMLRLARTAGFPPGEADLAMKAVISYVIGATTSEASYLSLLARSGMSEADWLRSLAPAGRQALDEHPLTQDHYATQREQDPARLREENFDYGLQRVLDGLATRIDRG, from the coding sequence ATGTCCCCATCAGAGCAGCAGTCCCCCGCCCCCGTCCCCTCCGTCTGGGCCCGGCCGCGGCGCCAGAAGGAGCAGGCCTCCCTCAGCCAGGAGCAGATCGTCGCGGCGGCGGTGCGGCTGCTCGACGCCGAGGGCATCGAGGCGCTGAGCATGCGCAAGCTCGGCGCCGAGATGGGCACGGCCGCCACGTCCCTCTACCGGCACGTGGCCAACAAGGACGAGCTGATCGAGCTGGTCGTGGACGAGGTCTACGGCGAGCTGGAGCTCCCCGAGGCCGGCGGCCCGGACGGGTGGCGCGCCTCCCTCTCGCACAGCGGGCACAGCCTGCGCGACATGGTCCTGCGCCACCCCTGGGTGGCCTCGGTCCTCGGCCAGGTGGGACTGGCCCACCTGGGACCGAACCTGATGCGGATGTCCGAGGGGATGCTGCGGCTGGCCCGGACGGCCGGTTTCCCGCCCGGCGAGGCCGACCTCGCCATGAAGGCGGTCATCTCCTACGTCATCGGCGCCACGACCAGCGAGGCCTCCTACCTCTCGCTGCTCGCCCGCAGCGGCATGAGCGAGGCCGACTGGCTGCGGTCCCTGGCCCCGGCGGGCCGCCAGGCCCTCGACGAGCACCCGCTGACGCAGGACCACTACGCCACCCAGCGGGAACAGGACCCGGCGCGGCTGCGCGAGGAGAACTTCGACTACGGGCTCCAGCGGGTCCTCGACGGCCTGGCGACCCGGATCGACCGCGGCTGA